The proteins below come from a single Saccharopolyspora sp. SCSIO 74807 genomic window:
- a CDS encoding MBL fold metallo-hydrolase: MLVLGFPAGPLQANCYLLAAGDDAECVIVDPGQEAVAGLNEQLREHRLTPAGVLLTHGHFDHVFSAGEVCRAHDVPAWLHPADRFMLTDPAASLGPEGAQLFAALPPLTAPEDVRELADGQTVQLAGLSFGVTHSPGHTGGSVLFGLGTEEGGRLLLAGDTLFAGAIGRTDLPGGDHATMQRSLRERVLPLQDDTVVLPGHGPTTTIGRERASNPFLLELSAPARDGL; encoded by the coding sequence GTGCTGGTGCTCGGGTTCCCGGCCGGACCTCTGCAGGCGAACTGCTACCTGCTCGCCGCGGGCGACGACGCGGAGTGCGTGATCGTCGACCCCGGCCAGGAAGCGGTCGCGGGATTGAACGAGCAGTTGCGCGAGCATCGGCTCACCCCGGCCGGGGTGCTGCTCACGCACGGGCACTTCGACCACGTCTTCTCCGCCGGCGAGGTGTGCCGGGCGCACGACGTGCCCGCCTGGCTGCACCCTGCGGACCGGTTCATGCTCACCGACCCCGCCGCGTCGCTGGGCCCGGAGGGCGCGCAGCTGTTCGCCGCGCTGCCGCCGTTGACCGCGCCGGAGGACGTCCGCGAGCTGGCGGACGGGCAGACCGTGCAGCTGGCCGGGCTCAGCTTCGGAGTCACCCACAGCCCAGGCCATACCGGCGGGTCGGTGCTGTTCGGCCTCGGCACGGAAGAGGGCGGCCGGCTGCTGCTGGCCGGGGACACCCTGTTCGCCGGGGCCATCGGGCGCACCGACCTGCCCGGCGGCGACCACGCGACGATGCAGCGCAGCCTGCGCGAGCGGGTGCTGCCGCTGCAGGACGACACGGTCGTCCTGCCGGGCCACGGACCCACCACGACCATCGGCCGCGAACGCGCGAGCAACCCGTTCCTGCTGGAGCTGTCCGCTCCGGCGCGCGACGGCCTGTGA
- the hisS gene encoding histidine--tRNA ligase produces the protein MSTFNAPKGIPEYYPPESAGFLAVREALSDSARRAGYGYIELPLFEDTALFARGVGESTDVVSKEMYTFADRGGRSVTLRPEGTAGVIRSVIEHGLDRGQLPVKLHYSGAFFRYERPQAGRYRQLQQVGVEAIGVDDPALDAEVIAIADEGYRRLGLTGHRVELTSLGDETCRPEYRAKLQEFLRGVALDEDTQQRAEINPLRVLDDKRPEVRELLADAPLMADHLSASAKEHYEQVKQHLADLGVPYVENPRLVRGLDYYTKTTFEFVHDGLGAQSGIGGGGRYDGLMAELGGAPLSGVGFGLGVDRTVLACEVEGLPVGDQARCDVYCVPLGEAAKRRLVAVAGGLRAAGIRADLAYGGKGLKGAMKAADRSGARFALVLGERDLEAGSAQLKDLSTGEQRAVALDDADSEVAAAVGNSR, from the coding sequence ATGAGCACCTTCAACGCCCCCAAGGGCATCCCCGAGTACTACCCGCCCGAGTCCGCCGGGTTCCTGGCCGTGCGCGAGGCGCTGTCCGACTCCGCGCGGCGCGCGGGTTACGGCTACATCGAACTGCCGCTGTTCGAGGACACCGCGCTGTTCGCGCGCGGCGTCGGCGAATCCACCGACGTGGTCAGCAAGGAGATGTACACCTTCGCCGACCGCGGCGGCCGGTCGGTGACGCTGCGGCCCGAAGGTACCGCGGGCGTGATCCGCTCGGTCATCGAGCACGGCCTGGACCGCGGCCAGCTGCCGGTCAAGCTGCACTACAGCGGTGCGTTCTTCCGCTACGAGCGGCCGCAGGCCGGGCGGTACCGGCAGTTGCAGCAGGTCGGCGTGGAAGCGATCGGCGTGGACGACCCGGCGCTGGACGCCGAGGTCATCGCGATCGCCGACGAGGGCTACCGGCGGCTCGGGCTGACCGGGCACCGCGTCGAGCTGACCTCGCTGGGCGACGAGACCTGCCGCCCGGAGTACCGGGCCAAGCTGCAGGAGTTCCTGCGCGGCGTGGCGCTGGACGAGGACACCCAGCAGCGCGCGGAGATCAACCCGCTGCGGGTGCTCGACGACAAGCGGCCCGAGGTGCGGGAGCTGCTCGCGGACGCGCCGCTGATGGCCGACCACCTCTCCGCGTCGGCGAAGGAGCACTACGAGCAGGTCAAGCAGCACCTGGCCGACCTCGGCGTGCCGTACGTGGAGAACCCGCGGCTGGTGCGCGGGCTGGACTACTACACCAAGACCACGTTCGAGTTCGTGCACGACGGGCTCGGCGCGCAGTCCGGCATCGGCGGCGGTGGCCGCTACGACGGGCTGATGGCCGAGCTCGGTGGTGCGCCGCTGTCCGGTGTCGGGTTCGGGCTCGGGGTGGACCGCACCGTGCTGGCCTGCGAGGTCGAGGGCCTGCCGGTGGGCGATCAGGCCCGGTGCGACGTGTACTGCGTGCCGCTGGGGGAGGCGGCCAAGCGCAGGCTGGTCGCGGTGGCGGGCGGTCTGCGGGCCGCCGGTATCCGCGCCGACCTGGCCTACGGCGGCAAGGGGCTCAAGGGCGCGATGAAGGCGGCCGACCGGTCCGGGGCGCGGTTCGCGCTGGTGCTCGGCGAGCGGGATCTGGAAGCCGGGTCCGCGCAGCTCAAGGACCTCAGCACGGGTGAACAGCGGGCGGTCGCGCTGGACGATGCGGACAGCGAGGTCGCCGCCGCCGTCGGGAACTCGCGATGA